The nucleotide window GGCAACCCGAGAGAACACCGAGACCTGGGGAAGAAACATGAAGGTCATTCTGACAGAGGACATCCCTCGGCTGGGCGCCAAGGGTGAGCTGGTCACGATCAAGGACGGCTACGGCAGGAACTACCTCATTCCGAGCGGCAAAGCGCTTCTCGCGACCCCCGCCAATCTCGCGAAGCTCGAGACGCGGATGAAGAAGGAGGAGGCGAAGGTCCGCCGCGACAAGGCGGCCGCCGAGCGGCTGGCCGAGCGACTGAGCGGCGTCTCCTGTACGATCCGCGTCCAGGCTGACGAGGGCGACAAGCTCTACGGCTCGGTAGGCCCCAGGGACATCGCCCAGGCCCTGTCGGACCAGGGTATCGAGGTCGACCAGTCCCACGTGCTCATGGACGAGCACATCAAGATGCTGGGGGTCTATCCCGTCGAGATCGAGCTCTTCAAGGACGTGCGGGGCGAGGTGAAGGTCTGGGTCATCAGGGAGTGAACCGCCCCCCACGGACGACCCGGGACGACGTCTGAGGCCCGGGTCGCTC belongs to Candidatus Effluviviaceae Genus V sp. and includes:
- a CDS encoding 50S ribosomal protein L9 translates to ATRENTETWGRNMKVILTEDIPRLGAKGELVTIKDGYGRNYLIPSGKALLATPANLAKLETRMKKEEAKVRRDKAAAERLAERLSGVSCTIRVQADEGDKLYGSVGPRDIAQALSDQGIEVDQSHVLMDEHIKMLGVYPVEIELFKDVRGEVKVWVIRE